gggacaCTAGGATGTTGGCCTTGGTGTAGAGGGTAACGTCTCAGGAGATTGGTCATAACAGTTTGAAGTTCTGTCGCTGTTATatgaggaagatgttgatgaggatggcTGTGCAAGTGTTTGGGTGTGATACAGCTTGATGTACCCTTGGATTtcttgttgctgctgcaaATACTGCATCTGAAAACATGGTATACAGGAAGGTATTCGAGATGAACAGCTTGGAGTTCATCAGAGGAGTGCCACTGGACATAATACTCTGATAGTTCAGATACTGAATTGAAGAGGCAAAAGTCAGCATCCAGTGGTAAGGTATTGCAGTCCTATCTCACCTCCTGCCATGATGTAAAAATCTCCTCTGGAATTCTTCCCTTGCATCTGGTGCAGcacacctcttccttcggTATCCTCTGCCATTTGTTGTAACCCTGTACTGTTGAGTGTTTAGTCAGTTGCATGCATAAACATTTAAGCTCTAATATAATAAAATATACACCAACTTACTGGATGATAAGtagatggatggatggatagatggatggatggatgggtggatggatgaaatgaatggatggaagaatgTATGGATGGCTGCGTGAGAAAATGGAACCAAACAGAACTGATGCATGAATGGATATGATGTGCTTGCAATGCATACAAAATAATCATATTAGATGATGCATggataaataaataaatgcTTCCATGCAATGCATACAAAATAATTGTATTGGATGACTAGCAGTAGTCGAAATAAAATACGTCCGTGCATTATTAGGAAATCATTGTACTATTAGATGATCCATGCATACAACATAACTGTATCGCATGAATAGGAATAGTCGAAATAAATGACGTCTATGCATTAGAATATAAGTGTATTGGATGATGGACACCTGAACAAATAAAATCAAAAGTGATGATGCAATGAGatgcaaagaaaaaaaaaatgatcTTCATGCACAACTGCAAGTGGAAATCCACCAAGTGAGCTTAGGGGACCGTCGAAAAATCGGAAGGGTGCTTAGGGGATTAGGAGCTAGGTCGAATAAATAACGTTTCCACCTTAATTACGTTATTTTAGCCCGCCCCCGGGGGTTAGCCTGGGCGCGCGATGGGGTTAACCAGGGTTAGCGAGCGGTGAGGGCCGAAAGCCGCGGGTCAGGCTGCGGTGACCGCCGAACATCAGCGGTTTTCTCCCATCGCGCATGGGTTTTTCTCAAGCTATGCATCCATGCATCGCACCCTTCGATAGAGCGAACCAAGACGGATCGATCGGTGGAATAAAATTCCCATAGGGCACAGGTTTGCGGTGTGGAGACCGGTTGGAAAAAAACGGGGTTTTCGCGCCCATACAAAAATTTGCGAGATGGCCGCCTTCGCGCAAGTCCCAATCGTTAGCTCTCATCACCCACTGAATTCTGGTGACCCTTGGGGCAATATTGCCTGCCTCCTCAAATACACCACCCATTCTGACACTAGAAAACACAAGGAACTTGTAGATTGTATAGTCCCATGAAGCGCCATCAAGTGATGTCAGTTCTTGGTTGAGAAGCATGAAGCCAATATTGAGAATGGCTGAAAGGCCTTTCTCTTTGTCTTTGACCTTGAGTGCTTCTTCCAGAACTTGAagctccttttcttcttcttcagcaatGGACAAATGGATCCCTTCCCAGTGAGCTGATCGATATCTtagaagcagaagcaatATACGCAGGAAAATCTGTGAGTAGTCTTTCACAGTGTTTGCGTTTAaattcctcatcctcttgtCTGAAAGGACACTAACTTCATAGCCTTCGTACATCACTTGTTGCAGCAGAGGTGAATCTTGGTGGTGATCGATGTATGTGTTGACTTCGAGAAAGAATTCATAGACCCAGTCCTTGAGAGTTACTTTGAGATACATAGGTTCATCTCTTGAGGGAAGAGCGATGAGGGAAAGGATGCTCTGTGGAGACAATCCATCCAAAAGGAGGTCCCATTTGTGCTTCGTCATTAAGGGAGACCTGTCCTTTGGATCAAAGGCTCTGACCACTGTGCTACCCAGCTGACTCCGGATTCCTCGAGTGTCTTGAAGATAAGATTGCTGTAGCTGATTAAAGTCATGGAGTGAATTGCTGGTATCCACTGGGAACCAGATAGTTGCATTACCACACTGGTAAAAGGCTTGAATGTTGCCTGTTGCAATAACAGAGTCGGGAGTAATGCCAGGATGTTGCTTCTTGATGTGTGTGACAagcctccttcttgtcaCTGACTGAATACCCTTGTACAGTTGAAGACATATAGCACAGTACATGCCCATCTCAATTTGCAGACCTGGAATCAATGGAGGTAAAATGTTattgggaaagaaggggacaCTAGGATGTTGGCCTTGGTGTAGAGGGTAACGTCTCAGGAGATTGGTCATAACAGCTTGAAGTTCTGTTGCTGCCATatgaggaagatgttgatgaggatggcTGTGCAAGTGTTTGGGTGTGATACAGCTTGATGTACCCCTGGATTccttgttgctgctgcaaATACTGCATCTGAAAACATGGTATACAGGAAGGTATTCGAGATGAACAGCTTCCAGTTCATCAGAGGAGTGCCACTGGACATAATACTCTGATAGTTCAGATACTGAATGGAAGAGGCAAAAGTCAGCATCCAATGGTAAGGTATTGCAGTCATATCTCACCTCCTGCCATGATGTAAAAATCTCCTCTAGCATTCTTCCCTTGCACCTGGTGCAGcacacctcttccttcggTATCCTCTGCCATTTGTTGTAACCCTGTACTGTTGAGTGTTTAGTCAGTTGCATGCATAAACATTTAAGCTCTAATATAATAAAATATACACCAACTTACTGGATGATAAGtagatggatggatggatggatagatggatggatggatggatagatggatggatggatgggtGGGTGGATGGATGAAATGAATGGATGGATGGCTGCGTGAGAAAATGGAACCAAACAGAACTGATGCATGGATGGATATGATGTGCTTGCAATGCATACAAAATAATCATATTAGATGATGCATGGATGAATAAATAAATGCTTCCATGAAATGCATACAAAATAATTGTATTGGATGACTAGCAGTAGTCGAAATAAAATACATCCGTGCATTATTAGGAAATCATTGTACTATTAGATGATCCATGCATACAACATAACTGTATCGCATGAATAGGAATAGTCGAAATAAATGACGTCTATGCATTAGAATATAAGTGTATTGGATGATGGACACCTGAACAAATAAAATCAAAAGTGATGATGCAATGAGatgcaaagaaaaaaaaaatgatcTTCATGCACAACTGCAAGTGGAAATCCACCAAGTGAGCTTAGGGGACCGTCGAAAAACCGGAAGGGTGCTTAGGGGATTAGGAGCTAGGTCGAATAAATAACGATTCCACCTTAATTATGTTATTTAAGCCCGCCCCCGGGGGTTAGCCTGGGCGCGCGATGGGGTTAACCAGGGTTAGCGAGCGGCGAGGGCCGAAAGCCGCAGGTCAGGCAGCGGTGACCGCCGAAAATCAGCAGTTTTTTCCCACTTTGCATCCCTTTTCGTCAAGCTATGCATCCATGCATCGCACCCGTCGATAGAGCGAACCGAGACGGATCGATCGGTGAAAGAAAATTCCCACTTCGCACAGGTTTGAGCGGTCGGGAGCGGTTGGAAAAAAACAGCGATTCGCGCCCCATACAATTTTTTGCAAAGTGGTAACGACTTTGCAACTTCCAAAAGTTAGGGGTAGCCGAGTGAGAGTGAACGAGTTGGGTGTGATGGGTCAGATGTTGAGGAGTAGCGATGCTGAGGAGTAGCTGAGCAAATGCGTCGGGCGTTGAGGGATAGCCGAGTGTCGAGTGTAGAGTCGCTAGTGACGAAAGCGAATTCGAATGGGGCATGCGGCGTGGGATGCAGTCGAGTCGGATGCAGTCGAGGGTGAACATTGAAAATGAGCCATCCTGTACAGTAGTTAGCGCTATGACAACCGTCAAGAGATAAACAGCCATGCTCACCATACACAGACTATGATCCGTCAGCATTGTCTTTTGTCACGAGGATAAACATGGACGTTACCGCAAactcctctccatccacaCCCTATATTCTCCATCGCCAGCCTTTCCATCTTGCCCACCTCTCTCGCCATCCTGCTTTCGACACCGTCTGCTCTTCTGGCGTCCTTCCGCACTCTGTtatcctttcccttccgGCTGTTTGACTATCGACAACAGTCAGCGAGAGTAACACTCAGAGCAACGGCGACAAACGAATCAGCAACTCACAGTCTGTACAGCGTACTATATCTCCAGCATCCACCGCCCTGCCCTCCGCCGTGTACCATACCTCCTCCCTGCTGTCTCATCCACACGCAACCAAACGTTGCTTGCTTGCTTGCGTCAAGAGTAGTCGTCAAGTCAGACGCAGCCAGACGCAGCCAGCAGGGGTCACACATACGTCTCAAGTCGTCTCTGCATGACACATCTCTGCTAGCTTTGCCTGGCTTTTGTCTGACAGGCGATAGGAGTAAGAGGGACAAGTACCAACGCTACTGTGAGTGCTTGTTGTACAACTCACCAATAAATGCCGCCATCCACACCAGTTGTCTCCCCAGTGGGCGCTGTACACAACCCAGGATCTCATCCTATGCTTCCCTTGAAATGCTGTGTTGATCAAATCGAGGTCGAGTCGAGGTGGAGCCGAATGCGGTCGGTGCTGTTTTTCAGATTCAGCGGACGGGTGACTTGTTGGTGTCACACGCGCATCCTTGCTCGCTTGGTTTGATGGCGATAAAAAAGGGAATGTCTGAATGgctggatggatggatggatggatggatggatggatggatggatagATGGATGGGTGGATGAATGGATGGATGATTGACGACTGGGAATGCAATTGAAACAGATGGGACGGATGAGAATGCAATGGCAACACGTGACCATCCAAGGTGGAGTAGAGGTCAATCTCCTTGGCTATTAGAAAAGCAGAATCCTCATTAGCGACAGGGTCGCGACGTAACATAGAATGGGGTGCGTGCAGATCGTATTCAAATCAAACTGATTAGTCTCAGGTGAAGAGGCGCGGCAAAATCACGAAACAAGACCGTTTAGTCTTTCGTCCACGGTTGTTCAACATTTTTTATATGCATAAGATCGAGATCTATGGACCGTTCGAAAGAGCGGTTGCTCATCTGCTACTGGACGTTTCATCAGGCCCCATAGGAGGGGCATCATGCCCCATAGCAAGGGCCTGAAGAGGATCCGGTCGATTTTCCCCCCGGCGGCGAGTGCCACCCCATAGAAAACGCGTTTCATTGGGTCCCATAGTTGTGCGTCCAAACCCTAAAAGCACGCCGTATggtctctcctctttcgaCATAAAACAGCCTCGCAAGCGGTACAGAGCGTTCCCGCTAATCTGGCAAGTCCGATTCCCTCTCGTTGTTCATGCTATTTGCTAATATACATTACAGCCGATGTCTTAAGAGCGGGCCAGCTGTTACTCGAATGCCGTCACTACATGCAGTTGGACAAAGTTagtctcttctctctcgctGTATGTTATCGGCCTCTTCGTAAGTACGTTTTTATCCCCTCTTGCTCGACTATGACTGACCtgtttcttcctcccaatATTATCGATCATTCCCTGCCTTGTTAGTGCTCTCGCTTGTCTCTTGCGTGCACCACTTTATTCACCCTTCAGCCAATGTTCACCAGCTGCCAATGTTCAGACATAACACACTAACACACTTCACTCGCTCAATGGTGTGGGCCGACATGCAATGCATAGCTTGTACTATACAACGACCACCACCATGTGAAAGAAACAAACTCACCCATATCCCACCCTCTCCCGCCGTGTATTCTCCCACCGTGTATTCTCCCACCTGTCCCACCCTCTCCCGCCGTGTATTCTCCCACCGTGTATTCTCCCACCTGTCCCACCCTCTCCTGCTGCATATTCTCCCACCTGTCCCACCCTCCCACCGTGTACTCTGCCACCTGTCCTGCATATCCTCCCTTTCATCTGTCATGTAGTTGAGCCAGCGTGGAGGGGTAGCCGAGTGAGAGTGAACGAGTTGGGTGTGATGAGTCGGATGTTGAGGAGTATCGATGCTGAGGAGTAGCCGAGCAAATGCGTCGGGCGTTGAGGGATAGCCGAGTGTCGAGTGTAGAGTCGCTAGTGAGGAAAGCGAATTCGAATGGGGCATGCGGCGTGGGATGCAGTCGAGTCAGATGCAGTCGAGGGTGAACATTGAAAATGAGCCATCCTGTACAGTAGTTAGCGCTATGACAACCGTCAAGAGATAAACAGCCATGCTCACCATACACAGACTACCATCCGTCAGCATTGTCTTTTGTCACAAGGATAAACATGGACGTTACTGCAAactcctctccatccgcACCCTATATTCTCCATCGccagcctcttcctttccatcttgcCCACCTCTCTCGCCATCCTGCTTTCGACACCGTCTGCTCTTTTGGCATCCTTCCATGCTCAGTtatcctttcccttccgGATGTTTGACTATCGACAACAGTCAGCGAGAGTAACACTCAGAGCAATGGCGACAAACGAATCAGCAACTCACAGCCTGTACAGCGTACTATATCTCCAGCATCCACCGCCCTGCCCTCCGCCATGTACCATACCTCCTCCCTGCTGTCTCATCCACACGCATCCAAATGTTGCTTGCTTGCGTCAAGAGTAGTCGTCAAGTCAGACGCAGCCAGACGCAGCCAGCAGGGGTTACACATACGTCTCAAGTCGTCTCTGCATGATACATCTCTGCTAGCTTTGCCTGGCTTTTGTCTGACAGGTGATAGGAGTAAGAGGGACAAGTACCAACGCTACTGTGAGTGCTGCTTGTTGTACAACTCACCAATAAATGCCACCATCCACACCAGTTGTCTCCCCAGTGGGCGCTGTACACAACCCAGGATCTCATCCTATGCTTCCCTTGAAATGCTGTGTTGATCAAATCGAGGTCGAGTCGAGGTGGAGCCGAATGCGGTCGGTGCTGTTTTTCAGATTCAGCGGACGGGTGACTTGTTGGTGTCACATGCGCATCCTTGCTCGCTTGGTTTGATGGCGATAAAAAAGGGAATGCCTGAATGgctggatggatggatggatggatggatggatgaatGGATGAATGGATgaatggatggatggatgaatGGATGGATGATTGACGAACAAGAATGCAATTGAAACAGATGGACGGATGAGAATGCAATTGCAACACGTGACATGCCCATCCGTCAAGGGTGGAGTAGAGGTCAATCTCCTTGGCTATTAGAAAAACAGAATCCTCATTAGCCACAGGGTCGCGACGAAACATAGAATGGGGTGCGTGCAGATCGTATTCAAATCAAACTGATTAGTCTCAGGTGAAGAGGTGCGGCAAAATCACGAAACAAGACCGTTTAGTCTTTCGTCCACGGTTGTTCAACATTTTTCATATGCATAAGATCGAGATCTATGGACCGTTCGAAAGAGCGGTTGCTCATCTGCTACTGGACCTTCCATCAGGCCCCATAGGAGGGGCATCATGCCCCATAGCAACGGCCTGAAGAGGATCCGGTCGATTTTCGCCCTGGCGGCGAGCGCCACCCCATAGAAAACGCGTTTCATTGGGTCCCATAGTTGTCCGCCCAAaccgaaaaaaaaaaaaggcatcaTCCTTAATGGTGGCGAGGCGCCGAACAGTGAGTAATTTGCCCCATGCATGATCATACTTACGCGACATGTGTCCAGTCATCCCTAAATTCACTTCGATGAAATATTTTCTGCGAGCTACCACAGCTGcagggatggagagagtgaaagaaaaggtcaTGCCGTGTTTTGAGTGAGTATGGGTTTCATTCAGGATTGAGATTTCCcaacaaagaaaaaaaaggaaaatgaaATGAATTGTATAACTCACCTGTGTCCAGAGCGGCTGCCCTTGCGACTGGATGCACGCATTCGGTGAAATTCAATGATTTGCTAACTGATATTCGGAACTGCAAGCCTATAGGAGTAAGTCACAGCCAAGGCTTGTAATCCTCTACGTTATTCAAAGCGCTAAACTGCATCCAGGAATTGTTCTCAGAGACCATGTCAACCATGTTTAATATACACACCGCACAACGATATCATGATTGGTCTGGTGGTGGACTTTCAACCGACTTCGGAAACGTCACTTACGCTATGCCATCGTAAGTCTACTTCAGGTTAACACTACACCTTCTCGACCCTGATTGTCTGTATCAGTTGTCATCCCTTCTATGGGATCCCATGCGATCCCAAACGTATGAATCATACTGCCGAGTTCGAGCAGAACGCACGAGGAGATAAATCTCATGAGGAAACTTGGAAAGTTGCGACAGGAATGGCAGCAGTAGGCTTGAAGTTATTCCGCGATCCAAGCTTCTCAAAAGAGGTAAGTGATACAGCTGTAGAATATCCAGGATCTATTCTGATATATCATCAGGCAGGGGAATGGTGGGAGAAAGATATGCGAGGTGATTTCACGCCCTAGTCTCAATCGTATGAGATGAGGTGATTCCCTCAGTAGGGACCGTCCGTCTGCATGTATTTTAAGGTAACAATCATGTGGGCCAACCCTTCATTCGCGGGGGCGGTCGCCCTTTCAAAACCATATAAGCGGGCAGTATCTGACATACCTTGAGAAGGGATGCATAAGTCTGCTAAAATTTACTGTCCAATCAGAACGACATCTTCAGGCAGTCTATAGGTGTTTACCCCATAGTGTCAAGATCCAAAAGAGCAATTGCGACAAGGCTCTGTGCAGTAGTTGTTGACGTTGTATGATTATGAATATACACGCTCGACATCCTGTGGTCCTACTCTATCCAGCCTCGCGCTAATCCTAATTGGGCATCATACCCTTGGTTTTCCCCTCGAGAAACTTTCAGTCAAAGCATTGAGTCAATCTTGCTTTCGCTCTTGAATATAACACCCAATACACATATGATAATCTTGTACATATATTAACTATTATCATACAGactctctcctttccttcgaTTCTCGTGTTGCGCTAGAAGACTCATCTTATGCTAGCGCCTCTAAATTGATCTCCGATTTGTCAAGCCGTTTCTGTTCTTCTGCGATCAATCTTTTGGAGTATGGACTGTGATCTCTAATCCAAGGACCTTTGAAAAACATTACGAATGGAATGGGAGCCAGCAGCATCGCTATACCTCCCATCATAATCAACGAATATCTCACGGTGAGCGTATTGAACATCTGAGTGCGGTTGATCAGCATTTGGTGCAGTGATCCGAAGAACGCGTTGAACTCACATTTTCAGTAAATATGGCAAAGCTTGAGCCGAGGAGGATCCGTAAGAACGACATTCCAGCGACTGCTGAGCTAGCGAAGGCTCCATAACAATTGGCCAAGCTTTGAATGAGAATATGATCAGTAACGGCAAAACGGCAAAGATTCGATGGGGATATCGATCCTCACTAAACCAGACAGCATTGAAGGATAGTAAAAGCTGCCGCTACGAATAATCATGACACCAATCGTCATTACATAAGCGTGACAAGGGAAGCGGAATTGTCTACTCACCCAAAACCAAGACGACGCCAGCGCAAGGTCCGAACCATGACGAACCAGACGTTGCAGACGCACCGAATACAAAGCACCCGATCGCAAATAGGACACCAGCAACCATAGAAGCCCATAAACGAGCTTCAGTACCATCCTTGGCCGCTCGGCGTCTGATGAAGTAAGATAAGAATAAGCAGTCCACTCTTTGTCAAACATACTCAACGTACCTGTACACAGCATCCTGTGCGAAGTTCCCGAGAAATCCAAAGAACGAGCCGACTCTGCAGAGAAAAATTTGTCAATCCATTTGGATTTTATTATTCATCAACAGATCATCTCATCCACTCACGCCACCGCTAGGTATGCCACGCCAGTAATCTGTATATTCCATCCGTGGAGCTTTGAAAAGACGTATGGTAGACCagagatgacgatgaagtaGACACCCCACTGCAAAGTAAGCGTCAGCGTGAGACTAGCCCTTACTATCATTTGACGTGAGCTTGACATTACTCACCACAACCGCAGTCCACAAAGCGAACGAAGTTACAATGGGCTCCATGAACAGAAACACTTGATAAACGTCAGGCAATTCAAACCATGCCAATACATATTGTACTCACAGAATGGTCGTCCAATGCTCCGCTTCAACGCCGGTAGCAGATGCATTCGGTTGATCTCAGCCCTTGCAGTATACCGTCCGCCGTCCTGTAAagccctttcctttcttaATCGCTTTGCTTGTCTCTGAAGCACGACCAAGCTCCGAGTTTCACGGAGTCCGACGATCATGAGGGGTGTAAAGACGCCCATGATAACTGAAATGCATTTGAGATATGAGTTTCAACGTCAGGCACCATGCGATCTCACTTACTAAGCTGAATCCACTGTACCCATCGCCATTGCATATGTTGATTCGCCTCTACAAATCCCATTGACATCGCACCGATGGCAGGTCCTGTGAGAAGGATAAATGTGAAGATTGCCATGGGAGAGCCTCGTCTAAGGGGCAACAATATTATTATGAGTTGCATGACGAGAGAGATACTCACTTTTCAGGAGGATAAATGTCTGCGATGAACCCAGGGGTCAAGGTGGGACCGATACATCCCGTGAGCCCCAGCAAGAATCTGCCTACGAGGATCGTACTAATGTTCTTGCCTCTTGACTACGGTGTCAGCATGTGGTTCGGATCCACCTGTCGGTGATCGCTCACAAAGACAACATAAGATGCAATATTGTGTAGGATACCACTGAGACCACCATCACCAGATATCGCCCATATTCCTCAGTGATCGGAGCGAGGACAAGTGGACCGACAGCGAATCCCTGCGAGAACAGAGTCAACATATCACAAATACGCAATGCCGTTCAGTCACCTACCCAGCCGTAAAGAGACAGTCCCAACGCTGCGTCCACCTCCGGTACCCCAAAGTCCCTTCGCATGCTGCTCGTGCTGACGGAGTAAGACGACATCTCCCATGTCGTGATGAacgcgaagaagagaacgaGAATCATTATGATAACCTTCCGTGATGaggagaaatggaaaggatCTTCCGGTGATTGAGGAGGGAAGTCGACCCAGATTACTATCAGATCCTGGCATTCAGGTGGGCAAGGACCGGACTGGGAAGTCAGTGGTACAGCATTTTGACGGGAAAAACGGTGAACAGATCCAAAAGAGCATCCTGGCGGGAGAGCGGATCCAACCGCTAAGGTAGAAACTTCACTTTGAATTTCCGTCGACATTGATCGAAGTTCAAGTATAGATGGTAGAAGCAGAACGACTCTTGCGGCAACATGATATAACAAGGCAAGTCATCCAGAACTACATACTATGTGCACCCAGACGACGGTAGTAAGCGATATTCTTGTAAGCGGCAGCTGGGTTCGGCATAACCCGAGGAAAATGCAGTGAGCCCACCTCGGAACCCACCTTGCGCTTGGAGCCGCGTTCCCTTGAATAGTGGGTTTAAACTCTGACCCACTTCGTCATGCTTGACACGTTTTATTATAACAGACCAATTCATAACTACAATACTTATCGTATGAGAGACAAAACTGATTAATACAAATGATGATTCATGCATTTAATAATTACTTACGGTAAAATATTAGTTTGTAAACCCATCGAGGATACGTCGTATAGTTCGTCTATGATCGTCCACTAGATGCCAAAGACGGTAACGTTATTACTGTTATTTGTTATGATGTAATGACTTACCAATGTTCGCACGGCTGTCTTTCATAATATCCATTGCTACTCGGCCCAGCTCACGAACGCCTTCTGCTTCGAAGGGGGATTTACTCCCAGTTCGTACGTAGGAGATTGTCTGTTTGCAATATTGGAGTGCTTTTTGCGTTTGGCGGAGCAATGCTTGTGGAGACGGTTGCGCTTCGAGAGTATCGAGGTCGAAACAATTAAGCGAATTGGCGCGATGTGAACCCTCAGTATAGCAGATGCTGAAGGTCCACAGAACAAGCTAACGTCTGCGGTTTAGTCAAAAAGCTCACGAGTCAGCACAGATGCACTCACAAAAGCGAAATACACAGTCCAACTGTGAGAGACGCTTTTGGGCCATCGTGAAGACTTCTAAACATGAATACTCAGCTACGACTATCCCGCATTTGGCCATCAATACTCACCTCGATACTCTGTTTCAGAAAATCGGCTGCAACGAGTACAGCTTGAGACGCCTTGGGCGAGCGCAACCATAGCCTAATTTTCCCATTCGCCTCTAGACGATCAGACGTATTGACAATTTGAATCATCCCAACACTTGAAACACCGCAAAATATCTCCAAAGACGTACTGTATAGCTCAATTATGTCAGCAAAGGACACATGTAAACCAGCACACGCTTACAGATCGGTGAAGATGTCCAACGAGGCGGCGGCCGAAATGTCGTATGCTTCCGCCGTCAAAGGCGACACTGGCTCCACGAGGTCTTCTGTCACCAGCGAGGGGTGTTGACTGAGACTTTGCATGCCGCAGACGAGGGCTATTTATTGCCCGTAAAGGGCATCCTTTAGCTGCGTTTCAGcatggtgatggtggagaatCAGCTCACAAACGGCGATCTTGTTCGGTCCTTCGGATGTAAGCTCAGGTGGTACTGAGACAAAAGGTAAATATCAGCGAGTCGCAGGGTGCGTCGAGACAAGGATCGCACTCACGCATCAAATCCCTGTGAGCAAGATCCCATGCCAATGCAGCCAGAGCATGAACGACAACCAAACGCGCAAAATCTAACTGATCATCGGCAAACCATTCCCGGGACCAGTCTTTGGTCAGTGTACGTTGCAAGACTATTGGGATGGTTTGGGATGTATGCAGACGTTGAGCCCAAGAAAAGCTGTTGGAAGCTAACCAGCAGTTTTGGCGGCATGGCAGTTCGATGACCATACGGAAAGGTGACCTTGCACGACTTCCGAAATGGTGACCAAGAGTAACAGAACGGATCTACACCTTTTCAACATCGGACTCGCTCCGCGTTACACGATAGGAGAACCGAACTTACATCGAGCATCCAACACAACCACAAAGTTCTTGATGCGCACAGATCAGTAAGGAGATAAATCACATAGCAGGAAGGAATGCTTCAATTCACCTGCGCTTACTCTCTTGCTCTGACCAAAGCCTCCACTGAGAGTCTCTATCGCCATTGCCCATCTCGCCAGACCCCGTCATGAGTAGATATCCAAACCTCCGCAGCAGCTGACCAGCTTCATTAGCAAAAGATTATAAAACTGGCTAACGTTTCTAAAA
The nucleotide sequence above comes from Cryptococcus neoformans var. grubii H99 chromosome 1, complete sequence. Encoded proteins:
- a CDS encoding drug transporter, with product MSTEIQSEVSTLAVGSALPPGCSFGSVHRFSRQNAVPLTSQSGPCPPECQDLIVIWVDFPPQSPEDPFHFSSSRKVIIMILVLFFAFITTWEMSSYSVSTSSMRRDFGVPEVDAALGLSLYGWGFAVGPLVLAPITEEYGRYLVMVVSVVSYTILHLMLSLGKNISTILVGRFLLGLTGCIGPTLTPGFIADIYPPEKRGSPMAIFTFILLTGPAIGAMSMGFVEANQHMQWRWVQWIQLIIMGVFTPLMIVGLRETRSLVVLQRQAKRLRKERALQDGGRYTARAEINRMHLLPALKRSIGRPFLFLFMEPIVTSFALWTAVVWGVYFIVISGLPYVFSKLHGWNIQITGVAYLAVAVGSFFGFLGNFAQDAVYRRRAAKDGTEARLWASMVAGVLFAIGCFVFGASATSGSSWFGPCAGVVLVLAAAFTILQCCLVYLANCYGAFASSAVAGMSFLRILLGSSFAIFTENMFNTLTVRYSLIMMGGIAMLLAPIPFVMFFKGPWIRDHSPYSKRLIAEEQKRLDKSEINLEALA